The following proteins come from a genomic window of Legionella cherrii:
- the secY gene encoding preprotein translocase subunit SecY: MKNQKHNASQSRGGLAELKSRLLFVVLGILVYRLGAHIPVPGLDPARLANFFNEQQNTIFGLFNMFSGGALSRVTVFAIGIMPYISASIIIQLFSVVSPKLEQLKKEGESGRRKINQYTRYLTLVLSVFQSLGMARWLAGQQIALQADFSFYFTAVVTLVTGTMFLMWLGEQITEKGVGNGISLIIFSGIVSSMPTAIASVLQQVKEGQMQALTLIIVAVVVVVVTGFVVFMERAQRRIRVNYAQRTQGRKVYAAQTSHLPLKINMSGVIPPIFASSIILLPATLAQFFSHTKGLGWLADVGMALSPGQPLYLIVYAVAIIFFAFFYAALVFNPKDTADNLKKSGAYIPGIRPGEQTTKYIDGVMTRLTLVGAIYLVLVCLLPQILMYTWHVPFYFGGTSLLIIVVVIMDFVAQVQAHLMTQQYDSLMKKANFKGTKLPGLL, encoded by the coding sequence ATGAAAAACCAAAAACATAATGCAAGCCAATCACGTGGTGGATTGGCTGAACTAAAATCAAGATTATTGTTCGTTGTTCTTGGTATATTGGTTTATCGGTTGGGAGCTCATATTCCTGTTCCAGGTTTAGACCCTGCACGATTGGCTAATTTTTTTAATGAACAACAGAATACAATTTTTGGCTTATTCAATATGTTTTCTGGTGGTGCATTATCGCGTGTTACGGTTTTTGCAATAGGCATTATGCCGTATATTTCAGCGTCCATTATCATTCAGTTGTTCTCAGTTGTATCACCCAAACTTGAACAACTTAAAAAAGAAGGTGAGTCTGGACGTAGGAAAATAAACCAATACACCCGATATTTAACTCTGGTGCTTTCTGTGTTTCAATCTCTAGGGATGGCACGCTGGTTAGCTGGACAACAAATTGCACTTCAAGCTGACTTTTCATTTTACTTTACTGCAGTTGTGACTTTGGTTACAGGAACTATGTTCTTAATGTGGTTAGGTGAGCAGATTACTGAAAAAGGTGTTGGAAATGGAATTTCGCTAATTATCTTTTCGGGAATTGTATCAAGCATGCCTACGGCAATTGCTTCTGTTCTTCAGCAAGTTAAAGAAGGGCAAATGCAAGCATTGACGTTAATTATTGTTGCAGTGGTAGTGGTAGTAGTAACAGGATTTGTAGTATTTATGGAGCGCGCACAACGACGTATAAGAGTTAACTATGCGCAAAGAACACAAGGTAGAAAGGTTTATGCCGCTCAAACAAGTCATTTACCTTTAAAGATTAATATGTCTGGTGTAATACCACCTATTTTTGCATCCAGCATTATCTTATTACCGGCAACTTTGGCTCAGTTTTTCTCACATACTAAAGGTTTAGGGTGGCTTGCCGATGTTGGAATGGCATTATCCCCCGGACAGCCTTTATATTTAATAGTATATGCGGTCGCTATTATATTTTTTGCGTTCTTTTATGCAGCTCTGGTGTTTAATCCCAAAGATACTGCTGATAATTTAAAAAAATCTGGTGCATATATACCCGGAATTAGACCAGGTGAACAAACAACTAAATATATTGATGGTGTAATGACTCGTCTGACATTAGTTGGTGCAATTTATTTGGTTCTGGTTTGTCTTTTGCCTCAGATTTTGATGTATACATGGCATGTCCCTTTTTATTTCGGAGGAACGTCATTGCTGATTATCGTAGTTGTTATTATGGATTTTGTAGCTCAGGTACAAGCACATTTAATGACCCAGCAATATGATTCTTTAATGAAAAAGGCTAATTTCAAAGGTACTAAATTACCTGGTCTTTTATGA
- the rpmJ gene encoding 50S ribosomal protein L36 — translation MKVRASVKRICRNCKIIKRSGTIRVICKDARHKQKQG, via the coding sequence ATGAAAGTAAGAGCATCTGTAAAGCGAATTTGTCGCAATTGCAAAATTATTAAAAGAAGTGGCACTATACGAGTTATTTGTAAAGATGCCAGACATAAACAAAAGCAAGGTTAA
- the rpsM gene encoding 30S ribosomal protein S13: MARIAGVNIPDHKHVVIALTAIYGIGKPTSLKLCSTVGIEPSKKVSELTDAQLESLRTEIAKITVEGDLRRVVTMNIKRLMDLGCYRGLRHRRGLPLRGQRTKTNARTRKGRRKGTTV; encoded by the coding sequence ATGGCTCGTATTGCAGGAGTAAATATACCTGATCACAAACATGTTGTGATTGCTTTAACAGCAATTTATGGTATTGGTAAACCTACATCCTTAAAACTGTGTTCTACAGTTGGTATTGAACCTTCTAAAAAGGTTTCAGAACTGACCGATGCTCAACTTGAGTCTTTAAGAACAGAAATTGCAAAAATAACAGTGGAAGGTGATTTGCGTCGTGTTGTGACGATGAACATTAAGCGCCTTATGGATCTAGGATGTTATCGTGGTCTAAGACACAGAAGAGGGTTGCCATTGCGCGGACAACGTACGAAAACTAATGCTCGTACTCGAAAAGGTCGCAGAAAAGGCACTACCGTTTGA
- the rpsK gene encoding 30S ribosomal protein S11, whose amino-acid sequence MAITKSKQQKVRKKAKRVVSDGIVHVHASFNNTIVTFTDRQGNALCWATSGGSGFRGSRKSTPYAAQVATERAAAVAKEYGMKSVAVFVHGPGPGRESTIRELISQDFKIVEITDVTGIPHNGCKPPKKRRV is encoded by the coding sequence ATGGCAATAACTAAGTCAAAACAACAAAAAGTACGCAAAAAGGCGAAGCGTGTCGTATCTGATGGTATCGTACACGTTCATGCTTCTTTTAATAATACGATAGTGACCTTTACTGATAGACAAGGTAATGCACTGTGTTGGGCAACATCTGGTGGCTCAGGTTTTAGAGGGTCAAGAAAGAGTACTCCTTATGCTGCACAGGTTGCTACTGAGCGTGCTGCTGCTGTTGCAAAAGAATACGGTATGAAATCTGTGGCTGTATTTGTTCATGGTCCCGGACCTGGAAGAGAATCCACTATTCGTGAATTAATATCACAGGATTTCAAAATTGTTGAAATTACCGATGTTACTGGTATACCTCATAATGGGTGTAAGCCACCGAAAAAACGTCGTGTATAA
- the rpsD gene encoding 30S ribosomal protein S4, protein MARYLGPKCKLSRREGCDLLLKSGVRDHKSKCKSEKLPGQHGDKKPRMNGYGIQLREKQKIRRLYGVLEKQFRGYYKMAARMKGSTGENLMSLLERRLDNVVYRMGFASTRAEARQLVTHKAILVNDKVVNVPSFLVKSGDVISVRQKARAQGRIQAALALSEQRAACDWITVDTSSFKGTFSTAPTLTDLSSDYNVNLVVELYSK, encoded by the coding sequence ATGGCTAGATATCTTGGTCCAAAATGTAAGTTATCACGTCGTGAAGGTTGTGATTTATTACTTAAAAGCGGTGTCCGTGATCATAAGTCCAAATGTAAATCAGAAAAGTTACCTGGACAACATGGTGATAAAAAACCACGTATGAATGGTTATGGAATTCAACTTCGAGAGAAACAAAAGATCAGAAGATTATATGGTGTTCTTGAAAAGCAATTCCGTGGCTATTACAAAATGGCTGCTCGTATGAAAGGTTCAACAGGTGAAAATCTGATGTCGTTACTTGAGCGACGTTTAGATAATGTTGTCTATCGTATGGGTTTTGCAAGTACACGTGCTGAAGCGCGTCAATTAGTTACGCATAAAGCGATACTTGTTAATGATAAAGTAGTTAACGTTCCATCATTCCTGGTAAAATCAGGTGATGTTATATCTGTTCGTCAAAAAGCAAGAGCTCAAGGTCGTATCCAGGCTGCTTTAGCTTTATCAGAACAAAGAGCTGCATGCGATTGGATTACTGTAGATACTTCTTCTTTCAAAGGAACATTCTCTACAGCACCAACGTTAACTGACTTATCTTCAGACTACAACGTAAACTTAGTTGTAGAACTTTACTCTAAGTAA
- a CDS encoding DNA-directed RNA polymerase subunit alpha yields the protein MYTEINEMLTPNVLKVQAESPYKAKIVLEPLERGFGHTLGNALRRILLSSMPGSAITEVSIDGVLHEYSTIEGVQEDVVDILLNLKLVATKMTVGEEAIVTLSKQGPCQVTAGDIQLTHGLEIINPELVIANLNEKGKLNMTLKVERGIGFHSTDSFIRHFDDEVERKSVGKLKIDNSFSPVKKVAYYVDSARVENRTDLDKLTIELETNGTIDAEESIRISASILQRQLHAFVDMKFEESRADNKERNDFDPILLRSVDDLELTVRSANCLKAENIHYIGDLVQRTENELLKTPNLGKKSLTEIKDVLASRSLSLGMKLENWPPANLGE from the coding sequence ATGTATACTGAAATCAATGAAATGTTGACACCTAATGTTCTTAAGGTCCAGGCAGAATCGCCCTATAAAGCTAAAATAGTTTTAGAGCCTTTGGAGCGTGGCTTTGGTCATACTCTCGGCAATGCTTTGAGACGTATCTTACTATCATCAATGCCGGGAAGTGCGATTACCGAAGTTTCAATTGATGGTGTTCTACATGAATACAGCACAATTGAAGGTGTACAGGAAGATGTCGTGGACATCTTACTGAACCTGAAGTTAGTTGCGACAAAAATGACAGTCGGTGAAGAAGCGATTGTAACACTAAGCAAGCAAGGTCCTTGTCAAGTTACAGCTGGAGACATTCAATTGACTCATGGATTAGAAATTATCAATCCAGAGTTGGTCATTGCTAATTTGAATGAAAAAGGCAAATTAAATATGACATTGAAAGTTGAACGAGGAATTGGTTTCCACAGTACTGATTCATTTATTAGACATTTCGATGATGAAGTAGAAAGAAAATCAGTTGGGAAACTTAAAATTGATAATAGTTTCTCTCCAGTTAAAAAAGTGGCTTATTATGTCGATAGTGCTCGTGTAGAAAATCGAACTGACCTCGATAAGTTAACTATTGAGTTAGAAACTAATGGGACTATTGATGCTGAAGAATCAATACGTATTTCTGCTAGTATTCTTCAAAGACAACTTCATGCTTTTGTAGACATGAAATTTGAAGAGTCACGCGCAGATAATAAAGAACGCAATGATTTTGATCCTATTCTACTACGTTCTGTCGATGATTTAGAGTTAACTGTTCGTTCTGCAAATTGTTTGAAAGCAGAAAATATTCATTATATAGGCGATTTAGTACAAAGAACTGAAAATGAACTCTTAAAAACTCCTAACCTTGGTAAGAAATCTTTAACCGAAATTAAGGATGTTTTAGCTTCACGTTCATTATCGCTGGGTATGAAACTTGAGAATTGGCCGCCAGCAAATCTTGGCGAATAA
- the rplQ gene encoding 50S ribosomal protein L17, translating into MRHRNSGRSFGRTSSHRKAMFANMCCSLIEHELIKTTLPKAKDLRRYIEPLITVSKVDSVASRRHAFDILRSKSAVGKLFKDLGPRFVERPGGYIRIIKCGFRDGDNAPMAIVELLDRPVVSDESEE; encoded by the coding sequence ATGCGTCACCGTAATTCAGGTCGTAGTTTTGGCCGTACAAGTAGCCACAGAAAGGCTATGTTTGCAAACATGTGTTGTTCTTTGATTGAGCATGAGTTGATAAAAACAACTTTGCCCAAGGCTAAAGATTTACGACGTTATATTGAACCTTTAATTACTGTATCAAAAGTTGACTCAGTAGCTTCACGTCGTCATGCGTTTGATATTTTGAGATCTAAGTCTGCTGTTGGTAAATTGTTTAAAGATTTAGGACCCCGTTTTGTTGAGCGTCCAGGTGGTTATATACGTATCATTAAATGTGGTTTTAGAGATGGTGACAACGCGCCTATGGCAATTGTTGAGCTCTTAGACAGACCTGTAGTTAGTGATGAATCTGAAGAATAA
- a CDS encoding cupin domain-containing protein has product MDKINLVQKFKLFSEFWSPRIVGELNGQYIKLVKFKGEFIWHSHANEDELFLVVKGILNIEFRDKIVTLNEGEFYIVPKGVEHKPIAEEETHVLLIEPKSTEQTGGIASDLLVDKQSWI; this is encoded by the coding sequence ATGGATAAAATAAATTTAGTTCAAAAATTTAAACTTTTTAGCGAGTTTTGGTCGCCACGTATTGTTGGAGAACTTAATGGCCAATACATCAAACTTGTAAAATTCAAGGGAGAATTCATCTGGCATAGCCATGCGAATGAAGATGAGCTATTTTTAGTTGTCAAAGGTATTCTAAACATTGAGTTCAGGGATAAAATAGTTACCTTAAATGAAGGCGAATTTTATATTGTACCAAAAGGCGTAGAGCATAAACCGATTGCAGAAGAAGAGACCCATGTTCTCCTCATAGAGCCCAAATCAACAGAACAAACAGGGGGTATCGCAAGTGATTTACTCGTCGACAAACAATCTTGGATATAA
- the ssb gene encoding single-stranded DNA-binding protein, producing MARGINKVILIGNVGVDPDVRYLPNGNAVTTLSIATSEAWKDKATGEKQERTEWHRVVCFNRLGEIAGEYVRKGSKLYIEGSLRTRKWQDQQGQDRYTTEIVANDIQMLDSKGTGSSSFDEMPQAQFAPSNQSAARQQPAQVPQDAFDQLDDDVPF from the coding sequence ATGGCACGTGGTATAAATAAAGTCATCTTAATTGGTAACGTCGGTGTTGACCCTGATGTACGTTATTTACCCAATGGCAACGCTGTAACAACACTTTCCATTGCTACCAGTGAAGCATGGAAAGATAAAGCAACTGGTGAAAAGCAGGAGCGGACCGAATGGCATCGCGTAGTCTGTTTTAACCGCTTAGGTGAAATCGCTGGTGAATACGTCCGTAAAGGTTCTAAACTCTATATTGAAGGCAGTTTAAGAACCAGAAAATGGCAAGATCAACAGGGTCAAGATAGATACACTACTGAGATTGTAGCTAATGACATTCAAATGTTAGACAGTAAAGGGACTGGTTCATCCAGTTTTGATGAAATGCCACAGGCTCAATTTGCGCCAAGCAATCAAAGTGCTGCAAGACAACAACCAGCTCAAGTACCACAAGATGCATTTGATCAATTGGATGATGATGTCCCATTCTAA
- the queF gene encoding NADPH-dependent 7-cyano-7-deazaguanine reductase QueF (Catalyzes the NADPH-dependent reduction of 7-cyano-7-deazaguanine (preQ0) to 7-aminomethyl-7-deazaguanine (preQ1) in queuosine biosynthesis), with protein sequence MNDEVLQQYQSDAEQSELGKKSAYDETYNPNRLYPIPRAGKRQEIGVDPTRLPFYGFDCWNHYEVSWLNAKGKPMVGIAELFYECSSPNLIESKSLKLYFNSFNNTRIPSVSELENTIKKDLQERVGAEVWVKIHHVDSFDQCSIQQSLVGDSLDQLDIECSVYLVEPAFLSVGNEIVEETLYSNLLKSNCLVTNQPDWGSVQIAYKGKQINREGLLKYLVSYRNHNEFHEQCIERIFVDIMNYCKPEQLTVYGRYTRRGGLDINPYRSTEKTSFIGKNLRLIRQ encoded by the coding sequence ATGAATGATGAAGTTTTGCAACAATATCAATCTGACGCGGAACAATCTGAATTAGGTAAAAAATCTGCTTACGATGAAACCTATAATCCAAATCGGTTATATCCTATTCCCAGGGCAGGAAAACGACAGGAAATTGGAGTGGATCCGACTCGATTACCTTTTTATGGTTTTGATTGCTGGAATCACTACGAAGTTTCCTGGCTTAATGCCAAAGGCAAACCTATGGTAGGGATTGCTGAATTGTTTTATGAGTGCAGCTCCCCAAATTTAATCGAATCAAAATCTTTAAAACTGTATTTTAATTCATTTAACAACACGCGGATTCCAAGTGTTAGTGAATTAGAAAATACGATTAAAAAGGATTTACAGGAGCGTGTTGGCGCAGAGGTTTGGGTCAAAATTCATCATGTGGATTCTTTCGATCAATGTTCCATCCAACAGTCATTAGTGGGTGATTCGCTTGATCAGCTTGATATCGAATGTTCGGTTTATCTGGTTGAACCCGCATTTCTTTCTGTAGGCAATGAGATCGTTGAAGAAACTTTGTATTCAAATCTCTTAAAATCAAACTGTCTGGTTACCAATCAACCTGATTGGGGCAGCGTACAAATTGCTTACAAAGGTAAACAAATTAATCGCGAGGGGTTATTAAAATATCTGGTTTCATATCGAAATCATAATGAGTTTCATGAGCAGTGTATAGAACGAATTTTTGTGGATATTATGAATTATTGCAAACCAGAACAGTTGACGGTATATGGACGGTATACAAGACGGGGTGGTTTGGATATCAATCCCTATCGTTCTACTGAAAAGACCTCATTTATAGGTAAAAATTTGCGCTTGATTCGTCAGTAA
- a CDS encoding cupin domain-containing protein, with protein sequence MKISLKHQATEHSNAASCTVTEYHLNDPMLDCAIAKISGRYPETRRVVNLACNELAYVFQGEGKLVVNHTEYRLSAGDAVIIEAGDQYYWEGTMQLFISCRPAWSQEQHQLVD encoded by the coding sequence ATGAAAATTTCTTTGAAACATCAAGCCACAGAGCACAGTAATGCAGCATCCTGTACCGTTACTGAGTATCATCTTAATGATCCCATGCTTGATTGTGCTATAGCAAAAATATCAGGTCGATACCCTGAAACACGACGCGTCGTCAATTTAGCATGTAATGAATTAGCGTATGTCTTCCAAGGAGAAGGGAAACTCGTTGTGAATCATACGGAATATAGATTATCTGCGGGCGATGCCGTAATCATTGAGGCCGGTGACCAATATTATTGGGAAGGCACCATGCAATTGTTTATTTCTTGTCGTCCTGCCTGGAGTCAAGAACAGCATCAACTGGTAGATTAA
- a CDS encoding MFS transporter, with the protein MKHSWFKTVFPIAAIFSFRMMGLFLLIPVFSIYAENLQGATPTLVGFALGIYGLAQGLLQMPFGMLSDKVGRKPVIAIGLVLFALGSLLGAITNSIYGMIIARALQGTGAIGSVLIALLADLTPDEQRTKAMAVIGMTIGTSFSLAMVLSPALTHHFGLSGIFNLTTLLAIAGIILLYLVIPKPVNERFHVDSETNPALFKQVISNMQLQRLNVGIFCQHFILTATFFAIPFILRKQVEQGHLSQQWHFYLPIMIISFILMIPFIILAEKKKRMKSVFLSSVFIMALTQSLLAYTFQNWMSLCTLILIYFIAFNILEAALPSLVSKQANPNNKGTAMGIYSTSQFLGLFLGGALAGILYQWNSSQGIFITNAIVGIIWLLISLPMKSNVSFSTLILPSPWLQKNEQIISQLLNAKGVIEVAFAEKEQVIYLRVDRERYLEGSAEKIIYHGNHK; encoded by the coding sequence ATGAAGCATTCCTGGTTTAAAACTGTATTTCCTATAGCCGCGATTTTTTCTTTCCGCATGATGGGTTTGTTTTTACTCATCCCTGTATTTAGTATTTATGCAGAAAATTTACAAGGCGCAACGCCGACATTAGTAGGGTTTGCTCTAGGAATTTATGGTCTTGCTCAAGGGCTTCTGCAAATGCCTTTTGGTATGCTCTCAGATAAAGTTGGAAGAAAACCTGTAATAGCCATAGGCTTAGTCCTTTTTGCTTTGGGTAGTCTACTTGGTGCCATAACCAATTCTATTTATGGGATGATAATTGCCAGAGCCTTACAAGGTACGGGTGCTATTGGTAGTGTTTTAATCGCCTTACTTGCCGATTTAACCCCTGATGAGCAACGCACTAAAGCAATGGCAGTCATTGGTATGACTATTGGAACCTCTTTTAGTCTCGCTATGGTTTTGAGTCCAGCTCTTACCCACCATTTTGGTCTATCGGGTATTTTTAACTTAACGACTCTATTAGCAATAGCAGGGATCATCTTGCTTTATTTGGTCATCCCCAAACCTGTAAATGAACGTTTTCACGTTGATAGTGAAACAAATCCCGCTTTATTCAAGCAAGTTATTTCTAACATGCAACTGCAACGACTGAATGTTGGCATTTTCTGCCAACATTTTATTCTTACCGCCACATTTTTTGCTATCCCCTTCATCCTAAGAAAGCAAGTAGAACAAGGCCATTTATCCCAACAATGGCATTTTTATCTGCCCATTATGATCATTTCATTTATACTCATGATCCCGTTTATTATTCTTGCGGAAAAGAAAAAGCGCATGAAAAGCGTTTTTCTTTCATCCGTATTCATAATGGCTTTGACTCAATCATTATTGGCCTATACCTTTCAAAATTGGATGAGTCTCTGTACGCTCATACTCATTTACTTTATTGCTTTTAATATCCTCGAGGCCGCATTGCCCTCTTTAGTATCCAAGCAGGCAAATCCTAATAATAAAGGAACTGCTATGGGTATTTATTCAACCAGCCAATTTTTAGGACTGTTTCTTGGTGGGGCATTGGCAGGTATTTTGTATCAATGGAATAGCAGCCAGGGTATTTTTATTACTAATGCCATCGTAGGTATTATATGGTTACTTATTTCTCTTCCAATGAAATCAAACGTATCTTTTTCAACGCTTATTTTACCATCTCCCTGGCTCCAAAAAAATGAACAAATTATCAGTCAACTATTGAATGCTAAAGGAGTAATTGAAGTGGCATTCGCAGAAAAGGAGCAGGTTATTTATTTGCGTGTCGATAGAGAGCGTTATCTTGAGGGCAGTGCAGAAAAAATCATTTATCACGGAAATCACAAATAA
- the fabL gene encoding enoyl-[acyl-carrier-protein] reductase FabL — MSLVFAGKVGLITGGARGIGKATALKLAQAGSDIAIVYYNSSDEAQSLVEEIQAMGRKAVALQANVADHQSVKEMFAQFRAHFDRLDFLISNAASGVLKSALKMSTKHWRWCLETNALALNHLATEARSLMPKGSRIIALSSLGASRAIPNYAFIGASKAALEALVRSLSLELAVDGITVNTVSAGVVDTDALKHFPNREQLLDEYQAHSLSDRPLTTQDVANAIYLLCLPEAAMINAHTLFVDAGYSQVG; from the coding sequence ATGAGTTTGGTTTTTGCAGGTAAAGTCGGATTAATTACTGGCGGGGCACGAGGCATCGGTAAGGCAACTGCATTAAAGTTAGCTCAAGCAGGAAGTGATATAGCCATAGTTTATTACAACAGTTCTGATGAAGCTCAATCTTTAGTCGAAGAAATCCAGGCTATGGGGCGCAAAGCGGTTGCTCTGCAGGCGAATGTTGCCGATCATCAATCGGTAAAAGAAATGTTTGCTCAATTCCGTGCACATTTTGATCGCCTTGATTTTTTAATCAGTAATGCTGCAAGCGGTGTTTTAAAGTCAGCACTTAAGATGTCTACCAAACATTGGCGCTGGTGCCTGGAAACTAATGCTCTGGCGTTAAATCATTTGGCAACCGAAGCACGTTCATTGATGCCTAAGGGGAGTCGAATTATTGCTTTATCAAGTCTTGGTGCGTCTCGGGCTATTCCTAATTATGCATTTATTGGGGCATCTAAAGCAGCTCTTGAAGCTTTAGTGCGTTCTTTGAGCCTTGAGTTGGCTGTTGATGGTATTACTGTGAATACTGTTTCTGCTGGAGTAGTTGATACCGACGCATTGAAGCATTTTCCAAATAGAGAACAGTTGCTTGATGAATATCAGGCGCATTCATTGAGTGATAGACCATTGACAACTCAAGATGTAGCCAATGCCATTTATCTCTTATGTTTGCCTGAAGCAGCCATGATTAATGCGCATACTTTATTTGTTGATGCAGGGTATAGTCAAGTTGGTTAA
- a CDS encoding acyl carrier protein, producing MNVADVYPKVREIVADVLVIDVEEVSLNSRLIADLGAESIDFLDLVFQLEKEFKIKIPRGQLEKNARGDLAEDEFEKGGIITEKGLKVLQNYLSEVPAEQFKPNMKVNEIPMLFTIETFCKLVVAAIKEQQTAGSEA from the coding sequence ATGAATGTAGCAGACGTTTATCCTAAAGTTAGGGAAATTGTTGCTGATGTGCTAGTGATTGATGTAGAAGAAGTATCTCTTAACAGTCGGTTGATAGCAGATCTAGGCGCAGAATCCATTGATTTTCTTGATTTGGTATTCCAGTTAGAGAAAGAATTCAAAATTAAAATCCCTCGTGGTCAATTAGAAAAAAATGCACGTGGTGACTTAGCAGAAGATGAATTCGAGAAAGGTGGTATTATTACCGAAAAGGGTTTGAAGGTATTGCAAAATTATTTAAGTGAAGTTCCTGCTGAGCAATTTAAACCCAATATGAAAGTCAATGAAATACCTATGCTATTTACCATTGAAACATTTTGTAAATTAGTTGTTGCTGCAATCAAAGAACAACAAACTGCTGGATCTGAAGCTTAA
- a CDS encoding 3-hydroxyacyl-ACP dehydratase FabZ family protein produces MRFLFVDRIVESSPGQVIRGIKHVTPNDTCLTVDAQGRPCFIPSLIGETLGQLAAWNVMALQEFTCRPVAGIVAKSSMHRPAYVGETLLLESFIEHLDSSVMQYHSEARVGNERVFSIEGALGPLLPMDDFIDLDEVKQQYSEINRPGDWLAISKESAPILNDDLIMDLNLPVVSMTFDRIRSSQPGVSLTAEKRISRAALYFADHFPKKPVLPMTVLLECKLNLAREFIRRAGYAVDYQVSECRKIKMNEFVYPGDVLECFVTVKKQTEDELILAYRSEVAGKRVCVVDVVLIPRGK; encoded by the coding sequence ATGAGATTCTTATTCGTTGATCGTATAGTGGAGTCATCTCCTGGTCAGGTGATCCGGGGAATCAAACATGTTACCCCCAATGATACATGCCTCACAGTTGATGCGCAGGGACGACCCTGTTTTATCCCCTCATTAATCGGAGAAACCCTAGGGCAATTGGCTGCATGGAATGTGATGGCGCTCCAAGAATTTACCTGCAGACCTGTGGCAGGTATTGTTGCTAAATCTTCCATGCATCGGCCCGCCTATGTAGGTGAAACTTTATTGCTTGAGTCGTTTATTGAGCACTTAGATAGTTCAGTAATGCAATATCATAGTGAAGCGAGAGTAGGTAATGAGCGTGTTTTCAGTATCGAAGGCGCCTTAGGACCTTTACTCCCTATGGATGATTTTATCGATTTAGATGAAGTGAAGCAGCAATATTCCGAAATTAATCGACCAGGTGATTGGTTAGCTATCAGTAAGGAGAGCGCACCAATATTGAATGACGATCTGATTATGGATTTGAACTTGCCTGTAGTGTCCATGACGTTTGACCGAATTCGTTCCAGTCAACCAGGGGTTAGTTTAACCGCAGAAAAACGAATATCCCGAGCGGCCCTTTATTTCGCAGACCACTTTCCCAAAAAACCGGTATTACCTATGACGGTATTATTGGAATGTAAATTAAATTTGGCGCGCGAATTTATTCGGCGCGCAGGGTATGCAGTAGACTATCAAGTGAGCGAGTGTCGCAAAATAAAAATGAATGAGTTTGTCTATCCAGGTGATGTTCTTGAATGTTTTGTAACGGTCAAAAAGCAAACAGAAGATGAATTAATTCTTGCTTATCGTAGCGAGGTTGCAGGTAAACGGGTTTGTGTGGTCGATGTAGTGCTTATTCCCAGAGGTAAATAA